From the Caloenas nicobarica isolate bCalNic1 chromosome 2, bCalNic1.hap1, whole genome shotgun sequence genome, the window TATCCGGGCTTCCTTTTCCCCAGCAGACATGTTTAGTACTGCCCCAGTGTTAGAAAGGATGCCTTGGTGTAAACTgtcacacagcacagcagctcctcatcATCTAGTAGCCCAGCATTCTTAAGTGCTGTGCGCCTTACCAAGTCCtcagaaaacacagtaaaacaaaactCATCAGCCCAGATTTCACTATTTACTAACAGGCAACGCAGCACTAAAGTATCATTTCTGAAACTCCACCACTACTGATCCTTTTTATCTtcctccaaaaaaaaccaaacacctggTTTTAAAACCCGCTAAAagaatttcacttttaattAATGACACTACCACAGaccactgaagaaaacaaagtttctGTATCTGGCTGTCTCCCATGTCAGGGAACAACAACTGCAACAGTGAGATAAGCCAAACTGAACATGTTACATGAAAGCTATTGTAATATTCAGGTAGAAAGACCACACAGCCTTATCTCTGTCAAAACCAGAAGTGTCGCATCAATAAAGATCTGTTGGGGAAACACTTCCTTACAAGAGATTCAGCAAGTAAGTCACCTAACTATGTAGAAATATCTCTATTCCAGTGAAAGTAGAATGAGAAGTCCTAAGCTAGCAACCTCAATTAGCACTCCTAAACACTTAGTGCTGTATCAGTAACTTTTATCTGTACAAGTGAAACATCTAACAAAGAGAGAgacctgctgctttttccttttaaaaaatttactcTGGTATTGTATGCAATCAATTCTGCATGTTTGCTCAAAATAAAGCTAGTTAACACTCTTGAGAGTGTAAGGAAAATTGCACTCACAATATAAGGTTTTGTCTATATGCTATGCATACACATCTCAACCAATGTTTTCAGCTTAATTGCTGTTTGACATCTCTTAACTACTATATGAGCTCTCTATGTAGCACCGGGTGTGAGAGCCCTCTAACGGCTGTAGTGGAAACACCatctgcagcagcctggcaaCCAACCTACAGCCCACAGGGCAGCGGCTCAGCACAGCAAGGTCTACCCCAAGTCTGCAGAGGATTTTCTCCCAGTAAATACAGATACGACCTTCAGAGATTTCCACCCTAATAGGtgtgtgaaagaaagaaagatactTTAGCAAGGGTATGTCACAAAGCTTTAGTATATTGGCCTCTGACAGACTCATATTCCCTTACCTGCTCTAATACCCTTCTAAAAGCCAGAGGTCAAAGTGTGCACCCATCCCAGACACAAGCATATTCCTAAAAGATTACTCTACCATGTGCATGTAAGAGTCCCTTTGCATGTTTTAAGAAAGGCATCATTCATCTTGCTCGCTATGATGCACAGGAGCCATTAATCCTGTTTAAATCATTTAACTGCTCTCTACATTCAGTTCAGAGCCAGCTTATGGCAAGAACTGGATGGCTGCACAACTCAGCCATGTACAGGCCAAAACATTTTACACTTCTAAGCATCAGTTTTTCCCCAGGGAAATGAGAGAACAACCTCTATTAACTGATGGGTTTAATTGTTCTAGGAAGACTTTACATGAAGTTTAAGAATTCCTTGAATATGTATTTGTAGTGTATTGAAGGAaccaataaaaaataaaggagaaaaagtatttGGTTGAGATTGCTCTAGTCAAAAAGAGGCATCACTCGGCAAAACATTATTCCTCTAAACTCAAGACAAAGCAGAGGATACAGCCAGATTTATGCATCCTGAatgggggaggggaaaaggagagCAGCCTACTCCATAGTTCAAACAATATATTGACATTTGAACACCTGACTTCCACAAGTACCAGTAGGAACAGGCTAACAGCTGGAAGCTTAGAGGGCACAATTACAAACACATACTCCAAGAAGAGTAAAGGAGCATTGCAGACCCATAGGCAGAGTACTGTCTCACAAGCAGTACTTCTAATATTCCACCATCTCAGAAATATAGTGACTGCAGCACCCATCTTTACTGGACTATGTATCCCGAGGTTCTGAGACAGTTATTGTCAATTTAAATATGCTGCTAGTCCTAAATCAGTTCCCATATGGATAAAGATACTTCCTTATTTTCAGCTCTGACGTTGTATTCTAcagttatgtatttttaaatttaaaattgtcCTTGTTACTCTTACTAGAGCCTGCCAATGTTAAGCTAAATGAATGAAGAAccctttttcattttgtcttgagCACCAAGTACATAGAAGTTCACACTACTGGAAAAAACCTTCAAATTAATTCACAGTAGCTGAAGCCAGAACTGTCACTGGGATAACACGAAGGCCTCAACTCAGCTAACACCTTCATTCTTAAAAACTCACCGTGAAAGTATATTTTACCCCCCCTCCAAGAAAGTTTGAAGTTCACCCCAAGCTTCAGAGTATAAATGAAAAAGTATGAAGTAAGAATCCATCTAGGCTGTAAAACTACCTAAGCTTTTTCTTGAGATGCATGTTTCATCTGAAGAAGCCCTGATACTTATTCTTTATAGCCTGcatcatcttattttctcagcTACATTGGAAGTGGTAGACATGAAAGCTTTTAAATGATATGTCTATCCTAAAATACCATCCTACAAAGTCATTCCTGGTAACAACGTGGACTGTATACCTGTTAGAGGACTTCAGATATCTGTTCCATTAAggtatgcagaaaaaaaaaacctgtgaaatACAATTAAGAGAAAATCCTTGTTTCTTTGTAGCATCAGATCATCTTAATGCAAGACATAATTCAGCATCTTGGTTTAGCACACAAAAacctagaaggaaaaaatatttctattttgacAAGGAATTCATGTCTGTGCCAGACATCATTCTAATGGCGATCCAAGAATACCATCTGGCTGGCTGGCTCATTCCAAGAATAATTCTGTCAGGTGGCAAAGCTTGTAAAAAGAGCATGAAAAGGCCACAGCACCAAGCAGCTCACTGGGACACATCAGGTAAGAACCTTAAAACAAGTGTCATAGCTCTATAATACCAAGTACATAcaaacactgtatttttccatcttgTGTAAACAATTGTTTGACAAAAAGCTGTCCCACGCAGAATTTATGTACCCACCCTCTGCAAGCAGACAGATCCACAAAAACTCACTACTGCCTACTAGTTAACAACATAGTCCACCAGATTTGATAATATAAAGAGGTACAAATTTTCAAGCAGCTCCAATCATGCACCTATTCTGGAAATGCCTTCAGCTACAGCCATATTAAACAGATGTGTTTCAACTTTCTGAATGCAACACAAAAGAGATTTACCTACTGTTTTTGTGTTATGCTTATAGGGTACtccaaaagaacattaaaaatccATGTTCTTTGTTAGAACTTGTTACTTTTACTGGCGTATGCTACAAAATGTACAAGTCCCAgatgggaataaaaaaaattaaagtttccTACGGGTGAGAAATGGCTAACAAAACTAGTACAACGTACTctaatggaagagaaaataaatggcatTCATAAGGCCTGGGCTATGCATTTTGCTGTGATGAGCCTTCTCAGCATGCTTGTGAGAATGGTTTGTATCTAGCACCATCATTTCAAACATAGAGAACAATCAACTAGCTCACCAGATGGTCCTACGGCTAACACTTGGTCAAATAAACGTAAAATATGCACTCTATGTAGatatcttgttttatttcttcttttggtGTTGAGACTTTTGAATGAGAACAACACACAGGCACTTTGCTTTCTTACAGCTACAGCATAAAACCTCGAATACATCCCAGGGCAATCAAGCCAACTAGAACATTAAGCGAAAATGAgatttgcatttgcaaagaaaattccTTTATCAATAAACTGACACCACAGATTTACCAGCCTGAGTAGACTGTTTAGGTACTTAAATTGCAAAGGAAAGGGTCCTGATATTCAAAAAAACTCCAGGTTTATTGATCTTTTAATAAACACCGAGTTTAACTGTGTAAGATTTAGAAAATACTTCATAAAGAAGCTGGTAACACAGAAGTTAAGTATAATCAAGCTACTATCTTTACAACAGTATTCCGAGAAAAACACGGAAAACTCATTATGGGAACACTTGACACAGTATCTTTAGTGACACATAACAGTCTAAGCAGAGAAGAGGttaacagctttgcttttttagaTCAATTTATGCTGTCAGAACATTGGTACAATTCTGCATGAGTGGCTCCAAAATCTAGTTATTTCTATTCCCTCACTGCCACCCTTGGTTAATCAGATTCCATCCAGAACACTCCTGAGAAGCAGCCCTTGGATGTTTTTCATGCTGCAGCCATACTCCCTTATGTGTCCAGGTCTGCAACTCAGTTTCCTTGCCATTACATGTTCCACTAATACCTACTTTCTGGGTAAGTCTCTTTCCTAAACCTTCTGGAAATTCAAAGCAGGACATGCAATGCTGTTCAAATGTATGTATACATTCTCAAAGAGAGgcataatttcctttttagtCTGGAGAGACTGAGGTGTTTGAGTAGGAGAAAAGCAGACTAGGACCCAACATACATACAAGACTGAATGCAGTTCTCAGTTCTACTCTTTCAGAACCACAGCTAGTAACTAGTACAAAATGAAGTTTGTTACAACAGATTCACAGTAACTGGAATTAtcatacagagaaataaatatcaATAGCTTTAACAAATCTTTATTATGCTGTCTTTCTCAAGGTAGCTTAAAATTAGCTCTAGTATTATATTAGCATGTCATTAGAAGTTTGGAAAGccaagtcaaaataaaaatttattttaattatttcaaaacacatGACTAAAATCTACATAATTATTAAAATAGGCTTACAGATACTCTTTGATTAACAGTTTGCATCACATAAAggtgtattttaaatgcagtatttcTCACAATTTTAACATACGGGTATTGCTAAAATTTTTCCAAGTAAAAAAAGCATACTCTACTGAGTAGCCAATACAGCTAATTACATTCTTGCATCTTAAGTTACATGTAGGAATTTTACAATTCTCTTCATTACTTTCCCAAAACTAATAGTGATGCTCAAGACTGCAGGTACATAAACTGTCATTAATGAACATAACCACATTGATTATGTAGTCTAAAGAAAACCAGGACTTAAAGGGCTTCAGTTGAGTTACAACTTGACATCTTCTGTTCCACTGATTAAGaactcagttttaaaatacaacttcTTGGGCAAATAACTGCTTCCATTTTTTAACTGCAAGAGGTAACTGGTCAGTATTAGTTACTTAAATTGTGGTGTAAGAAAAACTAAGTGTAACATGCAAACTGTACCTTAAAGCTCAAAAGAAAATCCACATGCAAACAAACATCTCCCATACAAACTCTTCAACATTCGAGTTAGTTATCACAGAAAGCATGCAAATGACTAATAAAACCTGGAGGTCTGTCAACTCTTGCAACTTTAAACTTCAAACTACTCTAGCAAATAAAACAACTGTATTGGAACAGGTAGAATAGGAACACAACCTTCAACTTGAAGCAACTTCTTGAACAAGGTTATACTGCATATATTGCTAAACTGAACTGTAGTAACATCAAGTTAATGAATTTAGATACTTCGAAGTCCTTGTTGATCAAACACTTTTGAGCActgctcttccttttctgaagtGATGTGCCTTCCTCTCCTGGAATGGCATGGGAGAAAAGACAGGATTTATATATCTCTCTATagatatctatatctatctatctatatataatTATCACAATAAAGCAACTGAAGTTATGTGAAAAGTATCTTGAGACATTCTGTGCTCTATCCACTCCCCTCCAAAACTGATATATACAGCTTCTGTATTCCTGCTTCGAAGTACATGCACCTAATTCACCTGTctatccatttaaaaataaatgaagcaaagTCTTAAATATAGCATCAATAAACAACAGAAGTTAAACACCATTTTGAATGTAATCAGTTAACTGCAATTCTACAAAGATTGAAGACATTCAGCAAAAATATGATGACCAGCTACCAACCTGGACTACAGTTCATTGTGTAAAATCTCTACTCTTTAAACAAGTATAAAGAGCTACCACTCACATTGAGTGCTTAACTGGTACAAAAATTATCAAGGCTCAAACTCAACACACCCTTTGTCCAAACTAGGGAGTGACCCACTGCCCTTTCAGCAATTTGCCATTGAGAAACTATTAGCCAGTCTTATGCTCTAAGTGTCCATGAATTGACTGttcagcaatatttttgtgCAGTCTTGCATTAAATCCACTGAATCCAATTTCAGCACTTGCTCCAGCATTAAGCAACTGAGAATTAAATACGTATTATCTCAGAGcatgcacaagaaaaaaaattaaaatggcatTCTACATATGAATCTCTTCATGGTAGCCTGTAAGTGAACAACGTGAAGGTCAGGTGTGTTCTAGGGATTTTGCTTTCGCAACATACCTTGAAGTAGTCTTCTTGTGATACAAAGGTGTTCCTCAGCCGGTTCTCAGGGTTAAACAGACAGGATACAACTGTTTGTATGCTCCTGTCCACAGACTTCTGAAATACAGTTACAGGTGCATCTACAACAATACTGATTTTCTTAGCCCACTACTAGCAATGTGGGTGTGTCACAGGGTTTACTTTGCATTCAGGATTCCTCTTAGCTGCCTTATGTTTCCTGAGCTTTTTGTCTCTTAATTTTGGACAACGTAACAGTTCTGACCAATGACATACCAGTTCAGTTGTGGAACAGGCTGACAGCTGCAAAAATGAAGTCTCCTTTAGAAAACTGAACTCAGAGCTAGATGTTGGCCGAACTGGGGTCAACTTCCACAAAAGAAAGTGCAGAACGGAGTAAAACACTACCAATTCAGATGTTTGaaacttaaaataaatctgcataAGATAGTAGGCAGTACTCTCTAACCTGCCTTCTTAGTGACTGCAATTTCCCCTGTAATTCTCAGCAGATTAAGTAAAGCCCTGTCACTTAAAAACCTTGTGTTTTCTACTTCATTAAGTACAACATTGTATAAAGTCCTCAGCACTCCAGACAAACACTAATAGTTTCAAGGAAACATGTGAGGCATCTGAAGTTGTACACAGAAATCAGATACAGTGGATTGAGCAACTGGCTGAAGTGGCAACCATAACCTCAATTTCTACAATACTGGTCAGAGGTCCTCTTCACCAAACCACATAATGCTCACGTGCAAATTTCTGGAAATAGGATGtatgacaagaaaaataatcattaaagTTTTGAGACAGCACTTACCTTTTGTGGACTGTTAGTAGATGACTGTGTAGGCTCTGGAACAGCACATTCTGTCTGTATAAATTCTGGATCCTCAGTGCAGTGATAGCTTACTGAAGTATAAACCTGTGAAGTTTAAAATATCACCGTTTCAGTAACACTGAAAACATGCACAGTTGTGCTGTCATTGTTCCTCATCGATCCATAAACTATGCCAGCTTTATCTTCACACTTCATCGAAAGTTTCATGAGCAGGGGAAATACTGTGTCCTGTTTAATAAAGTTCAACTTCCTTCTGTGAAGGATACATTCTAATAAGCATCTTCTCTCTCCACTAATCACCCTTAAGAGTTAGCTCCTCAACCTACTTCCTCCATGTATGGGTTTTGCCATCAAGCATATTGAGCAATGAAGGCATTCACTAAGAATTTGAGACAACCAGCAAGTAACTTCAAGAGATTAAGCACTAAAGTcaaatgaaagaagcagcaaaaaattTACTACCACTGACCTTCCAAGAGTTGCTTTTCTCTATGCAGCTCCTTTCCTTCATGctaatatactttttttttccaaaatgtaaaaaatagtCTAGAAAAGCACTTTTACCAGGATCTCAGTGGCAGGGTTAAGCAATTTCAGGGGGCAAACTTCACACTCTTCCCCCCAAAGTAGTCATATATTTACCCAGAATTGACAgtagttttcagttttctgcaaCATCATTCTGAAAGATGTTATTTGTGATTATACATAGCAACCGTAAGATGTACTACCTGACACTCCCAAAAGTCCTTCAACATCAAAACTGTAATTTCAAGCTGATGATACTGGGAGATACAGAAGCCTAAAGTGTGAGCAAGACTACTCCGTTCTGAACACCATCCCTAACAATCAAAATGTGTATCATATCTGACCTCATCACAACTGAGGTATTCCATTTATGAATGGAAATTGTGATTATCCACCAAACAGGTAGGTATAAAGCAGTAGACTGAACAATGAAGTTTCCTATCTCCTTACGTGCCTGTCCTCTTGAGTCTGTAAAGATTAAGCTGCTTAACTGAGTTCTAAAAAAGTTGTCTGCTCATATAATCAAGCTTAGAACACTAATGCAAACCACCATGTACACCTAGTCAAAACACTCTGGGCTTGCtaccatttaatttttaagagatACACTGCACCTGTATCATGTTCATGGACATGTTATTCAACAAAACTTATTTCAAGCCTACAGGGTAATCAGTATTCCAGCAACTTCTGAACTCTTGAGTGTGTTTCTGCTCCCTTTAAAGCAAAGGTAATTCTCACTAACAGAAATACACACCttccatgaaaagaaaaaggctgctCCTCTGATTAGAAGCTGAAAGCGAAGCTTAGTACACATCAAGTATTCTTCTAATATGATCAGAGACAATTGCCAGATGTGTGCAGGCAGCAATATATATGcacaattttcttcatttttccccatttaccTTCCAGACATTCTACAGACATCTGCTGGGAATTAGCCTGAAATATCCTTAAGAAAATTATGTATTACAGTTTTTGAACACTTAACAGAAATTGTACTCAAATATAAGATTATAcccaaagaacaacaaaaatatctaaGACACAACTTTAAGTTCCAACACTGTTGAAGAAGTacacaatattttcttcctcttttgtggaTGTCTCTTGTGTAAAGTCACAGAAAGCAAGCAATTTCTTTAGAAGCCATCAACATAATTTACAGCCTGTGGCAGCCTGataaataagttaaaaaaagctgttgaaaggagaaaaacaaaacaaaaacacaacagtatttaacaaagcagaatattttgagGTCTTCTAAACTTTAGAAAAATGTGGAACAATAAGCAGTAATATTATACAGATCCTTTCAGTCAGGATTGTGAATCAGGTCACCACTTGTTCTTCCTTCAACTGTTCATGTTAAAATTCCAGGATTCTGTGATCAGAATGTACAGAGTAACATCAAAACACAGGTAGTTCTGTTCTGCCAGGTAGCTCCTAAAAAAGCACCATGTCAGTAGcaaaccctaaaaaaaaaatttcctacTCTTTCAGCAGTTACTAATTTGTATAGACCAGATTACATGCAGATCCAGTCAACAACCaacagttttatatttttttacgTATCAAGCTGTCAAAACAGTGTGTTAATAGAGAAGACAAAAGTTCCATAAGTTAAACTTTGTAGACTTACCGGAGGCATAACATAATTTCTTTGCTCCCCAGCAAGCCATTGTGGTTGAACCTTAAACAATAATTGGACAAGAATCAgcatttattcattcatttccAATACAAGCAAGCAACTGCTCTTTAGGAGCCATCATTTATATAATATTTCATGTCTGGATTTTTCATTAAACCCTATTTTGCAGTCTTCTGTCCAGCAAGATGGCTTTTTCACGTGTACTTCATGTAGTGTTTAGCACAAGGTCACCCTCACTAGATTCaacctcctccttcctcttctcattccaagtttttttttaaaaaatatttctaaagattAAGAAACAATCACAGCATCCACACTAAAAACATCTCGAATTTCCAGTTACTAAACTACTTCTACTTCAGTTTCGATAAAAGGACTTACTCACACATTTTTTACTTCCAAAGTCACTATCAGCTGAGCACCTTCCCAGACATTTTTAGCTCTATACAGAGCTCACATTTAGTCTGATAAGACTCAGCAATTCTGTTTTAACTAACTAGCATCGACTACCTACACTATGTAGTGTGTAGAAATGCAAAGCTCAAGCTCCTTCCCATGAGAAAAAGGACTACAGATCCATGTACTTTTTGCTAACTTGGGAAGTTGTTTAGCATTCTGTATTTACCAACAAAGTATGCTTATTCAACAGTTTTAATTGCATTAGGACAAGAGCATCAGTAATTTTGTTTCTACTTTTGATTTCTGTGAAGCAGGAGCTGAAGAGAAATAGAATTCACAGAAAGATCAGACTCCAGTTAACATTGTTCATTTCATTCAAGTTTTTAATCAGGTATCAAACAACCTTTCTGCTGCTACTAAAGAATTACATACCTGATAGTTGTAGGCTGGCTGATATCCTACAGGAACTTGCTGCTGTATCAATACAGCTGGTGAACTGTAGGGATATGTCTGCAAgagaaagcttttttaaaaatgcaagtttgAAGCAAGATAAAAATACGATATTTGTAGGTGTATTTATCAAGCCAGGAGCACACTTTTAGAAGTATACAGTCACATTGTTACTTGAATTCCTGTTTCAAACCAGCATCATTATTTAAGAACCCTTACAGATTTCCCATGGGGCTTCAGCACTTCAGGCACTGTAAATCTCTAGAAATTTGGATTCTAATGCGTATTACATATCTAAAAATCCAACATCTGCTTGTAGCTGATCTTCTAAGTCATTTCAGAAGTACAACTCATCCCACAAGCTTTCTAAAGTAGATCTGAAAGAGATCAACTACCATGAAATTACAGACTACAGCCTGAAGACCAGTTTCTTGGAGCTAACAGCAATCTAAGTATTATAATTTAGACGATTTCCTAGTATTTCTTCACTGCAAGTATTTTGACACCATGTTAACCTGGAACCTTCTCAGCTTCTTCAGAGAATATTTAAAGGCACATTCCAGCATTCAAGATAATTAGTTTCTCCTACAACATTTCAATTTCCAATAAACTTACAGAAGCAGTAGAAGTATACTACCAAGCTCTCTgccttagaaaaaaacatttctgcaagtCGCTGCAATTTGTTCATTTGCttaagaaaatatacaaaacagaATCAGTTTGCAATTAATATTGCCCTGTTGTATTGCCATATCAGATAGGGTTAACACAGGAAGAGGCCGTAATCTGGAAAGCCTTCTATTCACAGTGTAATACTCACAACAAGGTCAAAAGTACTCTGCCCACACCTCAGTAAGAATGTTTATCTGAAGTACCAATAAGGTCACATCCTGTAGGCATGCTGTACTGGTCACAGCTGTTAACAGCAGGTGTCATAACATGGTGCTCTTAAAAGGACACAACAGCAGCTCAGAAACAAGAAAGAGTCCCACTGTCAACTTCTGTTTCCAtgatttaacaagaaaaaaaaatacctaacaaaaaacccacaacaaaacacaagcaCCACTGCAACACAAAGCCACCACATTTTcaagtttgtggggtttttttctgaggcaAGGCACCAGTACGTTAAATATCTGGATGCATTCGATATGTGAAGTGCATCTGCAAAAAGTAACAAGATCACTTAAGAACTGTTATATAATTTAATCTTAGCTCCACCTTCTAACAGTTTTCTCATTCTCAAAATAAACAGTATCTCCCTgtcttttgttttataaagaCGTCACATATCACTTAGTAATTTTTCAAAGTTGCCAGCTTTTAAGCGGTTTGAAGTTGGGCACTTATTGGGAAAGGTAATATGAAAACAAGCAGATAAGACTGCAATCTCAATACATACTCCTGATGTTGTATGTACTTAcaccttcaaaaatatttaattgtgaTTCAAAAATCAGTGGCAGGAACAGCTTTACCTGAACATACTGTGTTACTGGGCTCATTACAGCTGGAGGTTGCATGTACGTCTCTGTATTTTGATTACCCCATACACTATGGAACTGTGGTGCAGGAGGATTGAAGACTAGTGGTCTGGGATGCACATAAGAACcttgttttaaagcaaagaaacGAAGTATTAAGGCATTTGCATTATGCATTTCATTGGTAATCTGAATTCAAGCAGCAAAAAAACTGAAGTGTTTTGACTTGGGTTTAACTCAACATTAACTCTATTGGATTGTGCTGCTGACCCCAGTTTTATTATCAAAACTGTACAACATCAGACAAGTAGTAAGGTAATAAAATTCAGAACTGAATTTTAACTGtaatatacatacatattacATCAGATAAAAAGGATTAGCAAGGATGTTAGCctataattaagaaaaaatgtaatacaTACTTGTAATATGAACaagtttttttatatatacttaCACAAGTTTTGTTGCTTTCTAATTGCTGGCCCCAGTTTCAGCCTTTTGCCGTGGAAGTTGATTTGCGACTGAAAGACAGATTTTCTGTAAGCTGGACAATCAGCGAGGTGGGTGGTGTAATTTTAAAGAGATCATACTCTGCTTCTACACTACATAACATCAACTCACACACAGGCTCAGCAGCCTCCATTCTCCTCTCCCATCTCAACACCTTATGCCTTTCATCTTTACATCCATTTGCCTACTCACCAACTCTCCCAACCTATTATGCAGCACTTGCCTCAAATGGCAACATGCACTACTAGTAGTTTGCAACTACCCTATCAGTGACTACCAGCCTTCTGGTTCTATACACACAGATTTTAGCTGTTCTTGCCTCAGGAAGGCTATTAATGTAGAGTGACCATAGCCTAGATTCCCTTGCAGCCTCATTACAACACTACTCACCTTCCGACAAACTTCCTAACAGGCTTCACATAACATGTTAAAGCTGTCCACCTAATATTAAAGGAAACGGAAGGCCGTCTAAGCACTACTGTTACCTGCATGTTACTGTATTCTCTCTAGTGAAATTCATGTGCATTCCTTCAGAACATCCACGAAATGTGCTGATATTTGACTTCTTTGGCCAAGGCATATATGCAGCACACAGACTAATccagaaagaacaaaactcaAATATGGTTCACGTGTTCCTACGATACTCAAACCCAGGAATATGAGCATCTGAAAGACTCGCAGAACAGGGCTGGAAGCACTCCTCAGCAGTCGGCAAACATTCAAGACACATGTAACTTCTCATTCTCCAAGTTCCACCCAAACACTTGTTCACATAGAAGGCAGGATTTCAGACTTTCAAGGATCAATTATTGAGGAAATATTTCAAGCACTCTCCCTCCCTGCAGAAGCTGGATTCTGTGTTCTTTAGAGAAACTGCTCGGTTTCACCAATGAATGTAGCCTGAAATGGCACCACAATGTCCTTACACTTCAAGGTCTATTTGGACTGACTATAGAAGACAACCTGTAAGATTTTGGTCTCTGCAAGATTACAGTTTAAGTCTAGAGTATAGAATGTAGCTTTAATACATTTAAGCAGATGTTTATTCAGGGACTCAGGAACTTCTCCACACAAAACTCTATAAAGGGAATTCACCTTTGGGTCTGATCTTGCACTCTGCCAAGATGGTAACAAGAAACATGTTTCCCTACCTATGAAGGTACACACAGCACACACAATGCTACTCAAAGTAGGTACTCTGTGTCACAGTGCAGAGGGCTACACTGAGGTTTACAAATGCTTTACACATCAAAAGTGAAAGATTTTTGTCTTACCCCAATTAATACAAATTTACTACCAAGTATTAAAATCAGTATTAGACGCAAATACGTAGTCTATCTAGATTCTCTCTCTCACGCAACTCTAAAAACTTGCCTGCTTCAGAAGAAGATATGCTATTTGCAGTTTTAGCAGACACCTCGCTAAGCTTTTTCTCCCGTTTCTGCTAAGGAAAGCGCTTTGAACATGTAAGAGCAACTTAATTGTCAATTGTAAAAATAAGCAG encodes:
- the DAZL gene encoding deleted in azoospermia-like; the protein is MAPQRRPLSAGGRLRLSPACTPSPLVVRVWLWNPCPRRRKLSSSFYGPQRGAFPRLLCACLRTYFGADNSNKFSVTRIPVVVKSANAEAQCAGVSEDNTRLSTTSQGYVLPEGKIMPNTVFVGGIDIRMNEAEIRSFFERYGTVKEVKIITDRTGVSKGYGFVSFLDNVDVQKIVESQINFHGKRLKLGPAIRKQQNLCSYVHPRPLVFNPPAPQFHSVWGNQNTETYMQPPAVMSPVTQYVQTYPYSSPAVLIQQQVPVGYQPAYNYQVQPQWLAGEQRNYVMPPVYTSVSYHCTEDPEFIQTECAVPEPTQSSTNSPQKKSVDRSIQTVVSCLFNPENRLRNTFVSQEDYFKERKAHHFRKGRAVLKSV